A genomic segment from Streptomyces sp. NBC_00459 encodes:
- a CDS encoding metallophosphoesterase, with translation MRILHLSDTHIDHAGAPNRHGVDTTESLRRILADVRHLTGLGAVVVSGDLADSGAPEEYAVVRDLVGGFARERGIPVFCTTGNHDERGAFAKALGSGHLDPTGEDRAETRLTSADGELAASSVVDGHRIVTLDSLVPGKVYGYLGTAQLDWLREVLRTPAPHGTTVVLHHPPVTLDNALQRALGLGNPADLADAVRDSDVRLILCGHFHLQIMGYLESVPVWVTPGVVNRIDLTGPADTERAVRGASATLVDLGSPHGPLFHTLHARDPRAGETVYEIDGARITDVIAREGYK, from the coding sequence ATGCGGATCCTCCATCTCTCCGACACCCACATCGATCACGCCGGCGCACCCAACCGCCACGGCGTCGACACCACCGAGTCGCTGCGCCGGATACTCGCCGACGTCCGCCATCTCACGGGCCTCGGGGCCGTCGTCGTCAGCGGGGACCTCGCGGACAGCGGGGCGCCCGAGGAGTACGCGGTCGTACGGGACCTCGTGGGCGGGTTCGCCCGGGAGCGCGGCATCCCGGTGTTCTGCACCACCGGCAACCACGACGAGCGCGGCGCGTTCGCGAAGGCGCTGGGCAGCGGACACCTGGACCCGACGGGCGAAGACCGCGCCGAGACCCGGCTCACCTCTGCCGACGGCGAGCTGGCTGCTTCGAGCGTGGTCGACGGGCATCGGATCGTCACGCTCGACTCGCTCGTACCGGGCAAGGTGTACGGGTACCTCGGCACCGCCCAACTCGACTGGCTGCGCGAGGTGTTGCGTACCCCAGCGCCGCACGGCACGACGGTCGTCCTGCACCATCCGCCGGTCACCCTCGACAACGCGCTCCAGCGGGCGCTGGGACTGGGCAACCCGGCGGACCTGGCCGACGCGGTCCGGGACAGCGACGTACGGCTGATCCTGTGCGGCCACTTCCACCTCCAGATCATGGGGTACCTGGAGTCGGTGCCGGTGTGGGTGACGCCGGGAGTGGTCAACCGGATCGACCTGACCGGCCCGGCGGACACGGAACGGGCGGTGCGCGGGGCCTCGGCCACACTCGTCGACCTGGGCTCGCCGCACGGCCCGCTGTTCCACACCCTGCACGCCCGCGACCCCCGGGCCGGCGAGACGGTCTACGAAATCGACGGGGCGCGGATCACCGACGTGATCGCCCGTGAGGGCTACAAATAA
- a CDS encoding helix-turn-helix domain-containing protein gives MIGTVFRSEDVAAEDRFEYWRELIGRTHAPSDMSSDYAADFWAEQRLLQLGPVTVWPGAFRPMRFRRTARMVRQSDPEFYHVSLVLGGGLGVDHAGRADTHGPQDLYVVDTSRPYDVGPPEDNSGVRGVGVEIPKALVPVSPDRVADLLARRLSAQEGVGALLSGFLTGVARQADTLKPSDVPRLGTVALDLLLAWFAQELDTESALTPETRQHTLTAHIRAFIRRNLHDPDLTPPVIAAAHHISVSYLHRLFQQQNGGETVAAWIRAQRLEGARRDLADPALRAMPVQTVAARWGLSRPAEFSRAFRTAYGVPPTEYRLRAAAPTAPPDTAKGFVGGQVVRVPSGN, from the coding sequence ATGATCGGGACGGTGTTCCGGAGTGAGGACGTGGCGGCGGAGGACCGGTTCGAGTACTGGCGGGAGTTGATCGGCCGGACGCACGCGCCCAGCGACATGAGCAGCGACTACGCCGCCGACTTCTGGGCGGAGCAGCGGCTGTTGCAGCTGGGGCCGGTGACGGTGTGGCCGGGGGCGTTCCGGCCGATGCGGTTCAGGCGGACCGCGCGGATGGTGCGGCAGTCGGACCCGGAGTTCTACCACGTGTCCCTGGTGCTCGGCGGCGGCCTCGGGGTCGACCATGCCGGGCGGGCCGACACCCACGGCCCACAGGACCTGTACGTGGTCGACACCTCACGGCCGTACGACGTGGGGCCCCCGGAGGACAATTCCGGGGTCAGGGGCGTGGGGGTGGAGATCCCCAAGGCCCTGGTACCCGTGTCGCCGGACCGGGTCGCGGATCTGCTGGCCAGACGGCTGTCGGCGCAGGAGGGGGTGGGCGCCCTGCTCTCCGGCTTCCTCACCGGCGTGGCGCGGCAGGCCGACACCCTCAAGCCGTCCGACGTGCCGCGCCTGGGCACCGTGGCGCTCGACCTGCTGCTGGCCTGGTTCGCCCAGGAGCTCGACACCGAGTCGGCCCTGACCCCGGAAACCCGGCAGCACACCCTCACCGCGCACATACGGGCCTTCATCCGGCGGAACCTCCACGACCCGGACCTCACCCCGCCCGTGATCGCCGCCGCGCACCACATCTCCGTCAGCTATCTGCACCGCCTCTTCCAGCAGCAGAACGGCGGTGAGACGGTCGCGGCCTGGATCCGCGCCCAGCGGCTGGAAGGAGCCCGCCGCGACCTGGCGGACCCCGCCCTGCGCGCCATGCCCGTGCAGACCGTCGCCGCCCGCTGGGGCCTGAGCCGCCCCGCCGAGTTCAGCCGGGCCTTCCGTACCGCCTACGGCGTGCCGCCCACCGAGTACCGGCTCCGGGCAGCGGCGCCGACCGCACCGCCGGACACCGCGAAGGGGTTCGTCGGCGGACAGGTGGTCCGGGTGCCGAGCGGGAACTGA
- a CDS encoding steroid 3-ketoacyl-CoA thiolase, producing the protein MAAEPVIVEAVRTPIGRRGGALANLHPAYLLGETYRELLGRTGIPADCVEQIVGGAVTQAGEQSANPARTAWLTMGLPYETAATTVNAQCGSSQQASHMVANMIAAGVIDVGISCGVEAMSRVPLGSASKHGPGKPFPEEWNVDLPNQFEAAERIARHRGLTRENVDALGLLSQERAAVAWAEERFKRETFAVQVPTTEEEQGAGQGMWRLVDRDEGLRDTSADALAALKPIMPAAVHTAGNSSQISDGSSALLWASKRMARALKLRPRARIVAQALVGSDPHFHLDGPIDATRAVLGKAGMTLKDIDLIEINEAFASVVLSWSQVFEQDLDKVNVNGGAIALGHPVGATGARLIATALHELERVDKEFALITMCAGGALATGTIIQRL; encoded by the coding sequence ATGGCCGCGGAACCCGTGATCGTCGAAGCCGTACGCACCCCCATCGGCAGGCGCGGCGGCGCACTCGCCAATCTGCACCCCGCCTACCTCCTGGGCGAGACCTACCGCGAACTTCTGGGCCGCACCGGCATCCCCGCCGACTGCGTCGAACAGATCGTCGGCGGCGCGGTCACCCAGGCCGGCGAACAGTCCGCCAACCCCGCCCGCACCGCCTGGCTGACCATGGGCCTGCCGTACGAGACCGCGGCGACCACCGTCAACGCCCAGTGCGGCTCCTCCCAGCAGGCCTCGCACATGGTCGCCAACATGATCGCGGCGGGTGTCATCGACGTCGGCATCAGCTGCGGGGTCGAGGCCATGTCGCGGGTGCCGCTGGGATCGGCGTCCAAGCACGGCCCCGGGAAACCGTTCCCGGAGGAGTGGAACGTGGACCTGCCCAACCAGTTCGAGGCGGCGGAAAGGATCGCCCGGCACCGCGGACTGACCAGGGAGAACGTGGACGCGCTGGGGCTTCTCTCGCAGGAGCGGGCGGCGGTCGCCTGGGCGGAGGAGCGGTTCAAGCGGGAGACGTTCGCCGTTCAGGTACCCACGACGGAGGAGGAGCAGGGCGCCGGGCAGGGCATGTGGCGCCTGGTCGACCGGGACGAGGGGCTGCGCGACACGTCGGCCGACGCGCTGGCCGCCCTGAAGCCGATCATGCCGGCCGCTGTCCACACGGCGGGCAACTCCTCCCAGATCAGCGACGGTTCGTCGGCGCTGCTGTGGGCGTCGAAGCGGATGGCGCGAGCGCTGAAGCTGCGCCCGAGGGCCCGGATCGTGGCCCAGGCGCTGGTCGGCTCCGACCCGCACTTCCACCTCGACGGTCCCATCGACGCGACCCGGGCGGTGCTCGGCAAGGCGGGCATGACGCTGAAGGACATCGACCTGATCGAGATCAACGAGGCGTTCGCCTCCGTGGTGTTGAGCTGGTCGCAGGTCTTCGAGCAGGACCTGGACAAGGTGAACGTGAACGGCGGGGCCATCGCCCTCGGGCACCCGGTGGGCGCGACCGGGGCGCGGCTGATCGCCACGGCGCTGCACGAACTGGAGCGCGTGGACAAGGAGTTCGCGCTGATCACCATGTGCGCGGGCGGGGCGCTGGCGACGGGGACGATCATCCAGCGGTTGTGA
- a CDS encoding phytoene/squalene synthase family protein — MRSWQRCLDAAGVAGGGDRAAYLKAKQFMLRREPAGHAAVRLLTPARLQPHILAGYAFASFTDDLCDRGTVEERTRRYAGWAEQVRAALDTGTARHPLLRAFLHTAGARELPRSWVDSYLVGAEIDLDFGGFTTEDDYQAYIDKLTWPFLMITSGLSMPGGGSRAYADSCRLLADACQRTDFLTDLAEDLRDGRLYLPTDDLEKHGVVRADLERGRDLPGVRSLLSATAATAHATLREATRIVAELPEEQRTLTRFVILLHDQRLRRAAAMGAAVTRRPVRDNPAVCLALLARSRRPDLTLPALRAAS; from the coding sequence GTGCGATCCTGGCAACGTTGTCTGGACGCGGCGGGAGTGGCCGGCGGTGGCGACCGCGCCGCCTATCTGAAGGCCAAGCAGTTCATGCTGCGCCGGGAACCCGCCGGCCATGCCGCGGTCCGGCTGCTGACGCCCGCCCGCCTCCAGCCCCACATCCTGGCCGGATACGCGTTCGCGTCGTTCACGGACGACCTGTGCGACCGGGGCACGGTGGAGGAGCGGACGCGCCGCTACGCGGGCTGGGCCGAGCAGGTACGCGCGGCGCTGGACACCGGAACCGCCCGGCATCCCCTGCTGCGGGCCTTCCTGCACACCGCCGGGGCACGTGAACTGCCGCGTTCCTGGGTGGACTCGTATCTCGTCGGGGCCGAGATCGACCTGGACTTCGGCGGGTTCACGACCGAGGACGACTACCAGGCGTACATCGACAAGCTCACCTGGCCGTTCCTCATGATCACCTCGGGACTGTCGATGCCGGGCGGCGGCAGCCGGGCGTACGCGGACAGTTGCCGGCTGCTCGCCGACGCCTGCCAGCGCACCGACTTCCTCACCGACCTGGCCGAGGACCTGCGCGACGGACGCCTCTACCTCCCCACCGACGACCTGGAGAAACACGGTGTCGTACGGGCCGACCTGGAGCGCGGCCGGGACCTCCCCGGCGTCCGCTCCCTGCTCTCCGCCACGGCGGCGACCGCCCATGCCACGCTCCGCGAGGCCACCCGGATCGTCGCCGAACTCCCGGAGGAACAGCGGACGTTGACCCGCTTCGTCATCCTCCTCCACGACCAGCGTCTGCGCCGGGCAGCCGCCATGGGCGCCGCGGTCACCCGCCGCCCCGTCCGAGACAACCCGGCCGTCTGCCTGGCGCTGCTGGCCCGCTCGCGCCGCCCGGACCTGACCCTGCCCGCGCTGCGAGCCGCCTCCTAG
- a CDS encoding GNAT family N-acetyltransferase has translation MTWTIAPEPFDSPVAAALWRTYYTEVSDRWYLLHQGRRTEPGELERGVAADSGAELAPPGGQLLVARYDGEPAGSAGVRLLDATTGELKRVFLREEMRGKGGAARLVAAAENAARALGARELVLDTRSDLVEARALYTRLGYSETAPYNDNPYAEHWFRKSLDDDQERR, from the coding sequence ATGACCTGGACCATCGCCCCGGAACCCTTCGACTCCCCTGTCGCCGCCGCGCTCTGGCGGACGTACTACACGGAGGTCAGCGACCGCTGGTACCTCCTGCACCAGGGCCGGCGTACGGAGCCCGGCGAGCTGGAGCGCGGGGTCGCTGCCGACTCGGGTGCCGAACTGGCGCCGCCGGGCGGGCAGTTGCTCGTCGCCCGGTACGACGGTGAGCCGGCCGGCAGCGCGGGGGTACGGCTTCTCGACGCGACGACCGGTGAGCTGAAGCGGGTCTTCCTGCGCGAGGAGATGCGGGGCAAGGGCGGCGCCGCGCGTCTCGTGGCCGCGGCGGAGAACGCGGCGCGGGCCCTCGGTGCCCGGGAGTTGGTCCTCGACACCCGCTCCGACCTGGTCGAGGCACGCGCCCTGTACACACGCCTGGGCTACTCGGAGACCGCGCCCTACAACGACAACCCGTACGCCGAACACTGGTTCCGCAAGAGCCTGGACGACGATCAGGAGCGGCGGTAG
- a CDS encoding helix-turn-helix domain-containing protein, with protein MPQRPQRRTVTSRSQEPRQRFAEELKALREASGESLRQLAEKVGWDFSLFGKMENGHTLGSADVVVALDQYYDTGTLLVTLWELALGDKAEFKEQYREYMQLESEAVSLWHFAVSILPGVLQTDEYGREVLAVGGTKGEALIQQVEARAGRRALLLGEDAPVFRTILSEAVLRTPLRDAKAWRDQLEYLVEMADRPNVTLHVLPLAVGVHGLVGTAVMFLRLGDGRTRAYAETAYQGELIEENARVERLQRAYDSMRDMALTPAESRKFIGQMLEEAPCDPST; from the coding sequence ATGCCGCAGCGACCACAGCGACGTACGGTGACGAGCCGCAGCCAGGAGCCGCGTCAACGGTTCGCCGAGGAGCTGAAGGCGTTGCGCGAGGCGAGCGGGGAGAGCCTGCGGCAGCTGGCCGAGAAGGTGGGCTGGGACTTCTCCCTCTTCGGCAAGATGGAGAACGGCCACACCCTCGGCAGCGCGGATGTGGTCGTGGCGCTCGACCAGTACTACGACACGGGCACGTTGCTGGTGACGTTGTGGGAGCTGGCGCTGGGGGACAAGGCCGAGTTCAAGGAGCAGTACCGCGAGTACATGCAGCTGGAGTCCGAGGCGGTGAGCTTGTGGCACTTCGCGGTGAGCATCCTGCCGGGTGTGCTGCAGACGGATGAGTACGGGCGTGAAGTGCTCGCGGTGGGTGGCACCAAGGGCGAGGCGCTGATCCAGCAGGTGGAAGCACGCGCCGGCCGACGGGCGTTGCTGCTGGGCGAGGACGCGCCGGTGTTCCGCACCATCCTGTCGGAGGCGGTGCTGCGCACACCACTGCGGGACGCCAAGGCCTGGCGGGATCAGCTCGAATACCTCGTGGAGATGGCCGACCGTCCGAACGTCACGCTCCATGTGCTGCCCTTGGCCGTCGGCGTGCACGGCTTGGTCGGTACCGCCGTGATGTTCCTGCGCCTGGGCGATGGCCGAACCAGGGCTTACGCCGAGACCGCTTACCAAGGTGAACTGATCGAGGAAAACGCGCGAGTTGAGCGCCTGCAACGTGCGTACGATTCGATGCGCGACATGGCTCTGACTCCCGCCGAGTCGCGGAAGTTCATCGGCCAAATGCTGGAGGAAGCACCGTGCGATCCATCGACCTGA
- a CDS encoding O-methyltransferase yields the protein MSESQHWEDVDDYFTGLLAPADEALEAALRDSDAEGLPHINVAPNQGKLLQLLAQIQGARRILEIGTLGGYSTIWLARALPADGRLITLEYDATHADVARRNLARAGLDGITEVRTGPALETLPKLADENPAPFDLVFIDADKANNPHYVEWALRLTTTGSLIIVDNVVRGGAVTDADSADPGIRGTRAALRLIAEHPRLSGTAVQTVGSKGYDGFALARVVA from the coding sequence ATGAGCGAGTCCCAGCACTGGGAAGACGTCGACGACTACTTCACCGGCCTCCTGGCCCCGGCCGACGAGGCCCTGGAGGCGGCGCTGCGCGACAGCGACGCGGAGGGGCTGCCGCACATCAACGTCGCCCCGAACCAGGGCAAGCTGCTCCAGCTCCTCGCCCAGATCCAGGGCGCCCGCCGCATCCTGGAGATCGGCACGCTCGGCGGCTACAGCACCATCTGGCTGGCCCGCGCGCTCCCGGCCGACGGCAGGCTGATCACCCTGGAGTACGACGCGACCCACGCCGACGTCGCCCGGCGCAACCTCGCCCGGGCCGGCCTCGACGGCATCACCGAGGTGCGGACGGGACCCGCCCTGGAGACGCTGCCCAAGCTGGCCGACGAGAACCCCGCGCCGTTCGACCTGGTCTTCATCGACGCCGACAAGGCCAACAACCCTCACTACGTGGAGTGGGCCCTGCGGCTGACCACCACGGGCAGCCTGATCATCGTCGACAACGTGGTGCGCGGCGGCGCGGTGACCGACGCGGACTCCGCCGACCCGGGCATCCGGGGCACCCGCGCCGCGCTCCGACTCATCGCCGAGCACCCGAGGCTGAGCGGCACGGCGGTGCAGACGGTGGGCAGCAAGGGGTACGACGGCTTCGCGCTGGCGAGGGTCGTGGCGTAG
- a CDS encoding cytochrome P450, with protein MASCPAMPEGFDFTDPDLLQHRVPLPELAELRATEPVHWVPQHHNIAGFADDGYWAVTRHADVKYVSTHPELFSSTTNTAIIRFNERIERDAIDAQRLILLNMDPPEHTRVRQIVQRGFTPRAIRALEDNLRSRALAIAANAAARSGPFDFVTEVACELPLQAIAELIGIPQEDRLRIFEWSNRMISYDDPEVAITEEIGQESAMELIGYAMNMSADRKQCPAKDIVTTLVAAEDEGNLASDEFGFFVLMLAVAGNETTRNAITHGMHAFLTHPDQWELYKRERPATTAEEIVRWATPIVSFQRTATQDTELGGQKIKEGDRVGLFYSSANRDPEVFDSPDVFDITRDPNPHLGFGGGGPHFCLGKSLAVMEINLIFNALADAMPGLTLAGDPRRLRSAWVNGVKELQVSAG; from the coding sequence ATGGCGTCCTGTCCCGCGATGCCCGAAGGGTTCGACTTCACCGACCCCGACCTGCTCCAACACCGCGTACCTCTCCCGGAGTTAGCCGAGCTGCGCGCCACCGAGCCGGTCCACTGGGTGCCCCAGCACCACAACATCGCGGGCTTCGCCGACGACGGCTACTGGGCCGTCACCCGGCACGCGGACGTCAAGTACGTCTCCACGCACCCGGAGTTGTTCTCGTCCACCACCAACACGGCGATCATCCGCTTCAACGAGCGCATCGAGCGCGACGCGATCGACGCCCAGCGGCTGATCCTGCTCAACATGGACCCGCCGGAGCACACCCGCGTCCGCCAGATCGTCCAGCGCGGCTTCACCCCGCGCGCGATCCGCGCCCTGGAGGACAACCTGCGCAGCCGCGCGCTCGCCATCGCCGCGAACGCCGCCGCCCGCAGCGGCCCCTTCGACTTCGTCACCGAGGTCGCCTGCGAACTGCCCCTCCAGGCCATCGCCGAGCTGATCGGGATCCCCCAGGAGGACCGCCTCAGGATCTTCGAGTGGTCCAACAGGATGATCTCGTACGACGATCCGGAGGTCGCGATCACCGAGGAGATCGGCCAGGAGTCGGCCATGGAACTCATCGGGTACGCCATGAACATGTCCGCCGACCGCAAGCAGTGCCCGGCGAAGGACATCGTCACCACGCTGGTGGCCGCGGAGGACGAGGGCAACCTCGCCTCGGACGAGTTCGGCTTCTTCGTGCTGATGCTGGCCGTCGCGGGCAACGAGACGACGCGCAACGCGATCACCCACGGCATGCACGCCTTCCTCACCCATCCCGACCAGTGGGAGCTGTACAAGCGCGAACGCCCGGCGACCACCGCCGAGGAGATCGTGCGCTGGGCGACCCCCATCGTCTCGTTCCAGCGAACGGCCACCCAGGACACGGAGTTGGGCGGCCAGAAGATCAAAGAGGGCGACCGCGTCGGCCTGTTCTACTCCTCCGCCAACCGCGACCCCGAGGTCTTCGACTCCCCGGACGTGTTCGACATCACCCGCGACCCCAATCCGCACCTCGGCTTCGGCGGCGGGGGCCCGCACTTCTGCCTCGGCAAGTCCCTGGCCGTCATGGAGATCAACCTGATCTTCAACGCCCTCGCCGACGCCATGCCGGGCCTCACCCTGGCGGGCGACCCGCGCCGACTGCGCTCGGCCTGGGTCAACGGCGTGAAGGAACTCCAGGTGAGCGCGGGCTAG
- a CDS encoding J-domain-containing protein produces the protein MTERKPPGVSFESWVDRQIREAEARGEFAELPGAGKPLSDGADTPYDELWWIKQKMAREGLSVLPPTLALRKEAEDALAAARKAPSEGAVRRIVTEINVKIRDMMFRPPPGPPLGLKPYDVDEVVREWREARAG, from the coding sequence ATGACCGAACGCAAACCACCCGGTGTGAGTTTCGAGTCCTGGGTCGACCGGCAGATCCGCGAGGCGGAGGCGCGCGGGGAGTTCGCCGAGCTTCCCGGTGCGGGCAAGCCGCTGTCCGACGGTGCTGACACGCCGTACGACGAACTGTGGTGGATCAAGCAGAAGATGGCCCGCGAGGGGCTGTCGGTCCTGCCGCCGACGCTGGCCCTGCGCAAGGAGGCGGAGGACGCGCTCGCGGCAGCGCGCAAAGCCCCCTCCGAGGGGGCGGTGCGCCGGATCGTGACGGAGATCAACGTCAAGATCCGCGACATGATGTTCAGGCCGCCGCCCGGCCCCCCGCTGGGTCTCAAGCCGTACGACGTCGACGAGGTCGTACGGGAGTGGCGGGAGGCGCGGGCGGGCTAG
- a CDS encoding bifunctional glycosyltransferase 87/phosphatase PAP2 family protein has translation MANAEHGGGAGGAFGTGASGTVQARLKVARAALWLMVAVLAVRQVAAVLGTPKADRLTDLETWVGPDGVLHVNGSLYDSTQFTGTPFGGLVLKPLTRAAEQALGWGWTFGTLLLVVALGVVAARALPAPVSRRTSLLAAPVAISLLMLSLPVRNTLYLGQTSIIPVLLVLLGCFVAREERAAGALIGLAAALQPTVLLFAPLLWFTGRRRAAVSAGITFAACTALAWAAMADDSYTYWVHHMGGAGLGGAADDLANQSLHGALLRLGVEGPVEIALFLVLGAGVAALGLRRAVRYARDGQLLLAVAITGCAAIAVSPTTWQHQLLWVLLAVVGRVGKRASDRYMWPVAVIIVMTLPAKMVIPNMGALYPVRDNIVLLAAVAAATVVPFLSRTSEHYRSPVPTDFAAPVPARFGRVPLMPFLRRVLTRPNLLLELLLIRVTYAAYQKVRLAATGGTTTGGRSTAEAHGHQIHDIEKFLHIDIEHWVNHTVVKIGWMRDFFNFYYTSFHFFVPLTVLGVLYWRRPVDYRWARASLGFATLLALVGFWLYPLAPPRLMPGLGIIDTVHGVQDFSKPDYGTLTALTNQYAAMPSLHFGWSLWCGLVIAIVAPKWWMKALGMLHPFFTVSAIVATGNHWVLDAVGGAAVVLAGFGLSYVFMGPRARTVVAAAESDGRPRPAWAAKSRT, from the coding sequence GTGGCGAACGCAGAGCACGGTGGTGGAGCGGGAGGTGCCTTCGGAACGGGTGCCTCCGGGACGGTGCAGGCACGGCTGAAAGTGGCCCGTGCGGCGCTCTGGCTCATGGTCGCCGTTCTCGCGGTCAGACAGGTGGCCGCCGTCCTCGGCACCCCGAAGGCCGACCGGCTGACCGACCTGGAGACCTGGGTCGGACCCGACGGCGTCCTGCATGTGAACGGCTCGCTCTACGACTCGACGCAGTTCACCGGCACACCCTTCGGCGGACTCGTCCTCAAGCCGCTCACCCGGGCCGCCGAACAGGCCCTCGGCTGGGGCTGGACCTTCGGCACGCTGCTGCTGGTCGTCGCGCTCGGTGTGGTCGCAGCCCGTGCCCTGCCGGCGCCCGTGAGCCGTCGCACCTCGCTGCTCGCCGCGCCCGTCGCGATCAGCCTGCTGATGCTGTCGCTGCCCGTGCGCAACACCCTCTACCTCGGCCAGACCAGCATCATCCCCGTACTGCTGGTCCTGCTCGGCTGCTTCGTCGCGCGCGAGGAACGGGCCGCCGGCGCCCTGATCGGCCTCGCCGCGGCCCTCCAGCCCACCGTGCTGCTGTTCGCGCCGCTGCTCTGGTTCACCGGCCGGCGCCGGGCCGCCGTCTCCGCCGGGATCACCTTCGCCGCCTGCACCGCGCTCGCCTGGGCCGCGATGGCGGACGACTCGTACACCTACTGGGTCCACCACATGGGCGGGGCCGGGCTCGGTGGCGCCGCCGACGACCTCGCCAACCAGTCCCTGCACGGCGCCCTGCTGCGGCTGGGCGTCGAGGGCCCCGTCGAGATCGCCCTGTTCCTGGTGCTCGGCGCCGGCGTCGCCGCCCTCGGCCTGCGCCGGGCCGTGCGCTACGCCCGGGACGGCCAGCTGCTGCTGGCCGTGGCGATCACCGGCTGCGCCGCGATCGCGGTCTCGCCGACCACCTGGCAGCACCAGCTGCTGTGGGTGCTGCTCGCGGTCGTCGGCCGGGTCGGCAAGCGCGCCTCCGACCGCTACATGTGGCCGGTCGCCGTCATCATCGTGATGACGCTGCCCGCCAAGATGGTCATCCCGAACATGGGCGCGCTCTACCCGGTCCGCGACAACATCGTGCTGCTGGCCGCGGTCGCCGCCGCCACCGTCGTACCGTTCCTGTCCCGGACCTCGGAGCACTACCGCTCACCGGTCCCGACGGACTTCGCGGCGCCGGTCCCCGCCCGCTTCGGGCGCGTCCCGCTCATGCCCTTCCTGCGCCGGGTGCTCACCCGCCCGAACCTGCTCCTGGAACTGCTGCTGATCCGGGTCACGTACGCCGCGTACCAGAAGGTCCGGCTGGCCGCGACCGGTGGCACGACCACGGGTGGCCGGTCCACCGCCGAGGCGCACGGCCACCAGATCCACGACATCGAGAAGTTCCTGCACATCGACATCGAGCACTGGGTCAACCACACGGTCGTGAAGATCGGCTGGATGCGGGACTTCTTCAACTTCTACTACACGTCGTTCCACTTCTTCGTGCCCCTGACGGTCCTCGGTGTCCTCTACTGGCGCCGCCCGGTCGACTACCGCTGGGCCCGGGCCTCCCTCGGCTTCGCCACGCTGCTCGCCCTCGTCGGCTTCTGGCTCTACCCGCTGGCCCCGCCGCGCCTGATGCCGGGCCTCGGCATCATCGACACCGTGCACGGCGTCCAGGACTTCTCCAAGCCGGACTACGGCACGCTCACGGCCCTCACCAACCAGTACGCGGCGATGCCCTCGCTGCACTTCGGGTGGTCGCTGTGGTGCGGGCTCGTCATCGCGATCGTTGCCCCGAAGTGGTGGATGAAGGCGCTGGGGATGCTGCATCCGTTCTTCACCGTCTCCGCGATCGTCGCGACCGGCAACCACTGGGTGCTGGACGCGGTGGGCGGGGCGGCGGTGGTCCTCGCCGGATTCGGACTGTCGTACGTGTTCATGGGCCCGCGTGCTCGTACGGTCGTGGCGGCGGCGGAGAGCGACGGCAGGCCGCGGCCTGCCTGGGCGGCGAAAAGCCGCACCTGA
- a CDS encoding DUF397 domain-containing protein codes for MRSIDLTAATWRKSSYSNPDGGECVEVSDDFLGAASWRKSSYSNPDGGACLEVAENLPFVPVRDSKNPHGHALLFPAEAWAAFVITLRN; via the coding sequence GTGCGATCCATCGACCTGACGGCTGCGACGTGGCGCAAGAGCAGCTACAGCAATCCGGACGGCGGCGAGTGCGTCGAGGTTTCCGACGACTTCCTGGGCGCTGCCTCCTGGCGCAAGAGCAGCTACAGCAATCCGGACGGCGGCGCGTGCCTCGAAGTCGCCGAAAACCTCCCCTTCGTACCCGTCCGTGACTCCAAGAACCCCCACGGCCACGCCCTCCTGTTCCCCGCCGAAGCCTGGGCAGCCTTCGTCATTACCCTGCGGAACTGA